In Campylobacter sp. MIT 12-8780, the genomic stretch AAGCTGTTATTAAGCTTTTATCTTTAAAATCAAGGCTAAAAAGCATTCTTATGTCTTTCATTACAAGCATATCAGCGTCGATAAAAAGGCAGGTTTGAGCTGATACAAAATCACCCACAAGTAAATTATAATATGCTGCATAGCAATTTTTCCATTTTGGCACTTTAAGTTCTTCTTCAAAAAGTTTATCATCAACAAGATGAATTTCAAGCTCGCAAGGATATATTTTGTTTAATTCATCAATGCAATTTTTAAGCTTTGCTCTTGAATGCTCACTGATGGCATTGATGATGATATGAAAAACATAGCCTTCTTTTTGCTCAAGCTGACTTAAGCTTTCATAGTCCAATCTTGCATAATTTTCAAGCTCTTTATCTAAGGCTAAATGAGTAAAAAAATCCTTAAAAACAAGAGTAGTATCAGTATGTTTAACTATGCTTGTCATAGTAACAGCACAATATTTAATGTATTTTTCATCTATGGTAAAAGCGATGTGAAACATTTGTTCTCCTTTAAATTTATGTTTTGACAAAAATTACCCAGTTACCAATGGCTAGTGGTATAAAATCAAGTTTGTATTTTTCACTAAACTCATCAACGGCTTTTTTTACTCCGCTATGTAATGAAAAATATCCAGCCACGCAAAGCACCCCATTTTTCACTAAACGAGGATAGAAAAACTCTAAACCCTCTAATACAGGATTGTATAAATCCGGATCAAGATTAACCAGACAAAATTTTTCATTTTCTAGCCCTTGTGTGGTTTGTGGAAACCAACCTTGCTTGATAATGACTTTTTGAGGGTTTGGCATTTTGCTTAAAACCAGCTCTTTAGAAGTATTGCTTAAATGCCCTTCTCCAAATTCTTTGGCAAAAATATTGTCTCCTTTTTCAATATCATCTTTTGCATAGCCTTCAAAGGTATCAAAAAGATATAAGCT encodes the following:
- a CDS encoding TylF/MycF/NovP-related O-methyltransferase is translated as MIELQEKSFMVQSPQILTQTNFDQIFVASVCGEDIIKQLKDEFNIAQDKIINPFYQSYYEPLEKFLAKLAQIFSQKDIKGSIAELGVYQGDTAKRFNKYFPDKSLYLFDTFEGYAKDDIEKGDNIFAKEFGEGHLSNTSKELVLSKMPNPQKVIIKQGWFPQTTQGLENEKFCLVNLDPDLYNPVLEGLEFFYPRLVKNGVLCVAGYFSLHSGVKKAVDEFSEKYKLDFIPLAIGNWVIFVKT